Proteins from a single region of Bogoriella caseilytica:
- the mtnN gene encoding 5'-methylthioadenosine/S-adenosylhomocysteine nucleosidase, with product MSADHAVPDADALPGVLRPEPALPQARAVVVGAMAEEIRPYLEAATTVGPVRELGVGEMRLAEFGGVPALLVRCGVGLVNAASALTEALLLTGPVPAVSTGSAGGLGADVEVGDVVLGETYAYTQADATAFTQNVRGQVPGMPAVFESGAALLAAARAQRLEHGRLLSGLMISGDAFVTAHHALEARAVFPEALTVDMETTALAHVARTRGAPFLSVRGISDLALPDYDDGEHAESFSLGLQGAAERSASVVLGVLSTLG from the coding sequence ATGAGCGCGGACCATGCTGTGCCGGATGCAGACGCGCTGCCGGGCGTGCTGCGGCCGGAGCCGGCCCTGCCACAGGCACGGGCCGTCGTCGTGGGGGCGATGGCCGAGGAGATCCGCCCGTACCTGGAGGCGGCGACCACCGTGGGGCCCGTTCGCGAACTCGGCGTCGGTGAGATGCGGCTGGCCGAGTTCGGCGGTGTGCCGGCCCTGCTGGTCCGCTGCGGCGTGGGCCTGGTCAATGCGGCCTCCGCCCTGACCGAGGCGCTGCTGCTCACCGGGCCGGTACCCGCCGTCTCCACCGGATCAGCCGGCGGGCTCGGTGCCGACGTCGAGGTCGGGGACGTCGTGCTGGGCGAGACCTACGCCTACACCCAGGCGGACGCCACCGCCTTCACGCAGAATGTGCGCGGCCAGGTGCCGGGCATGCCCGCCGTCTTCGAGTCCGGAGCCGCGTTGCTGGCAGCCGCGCGGGCCCAGCGGCTAGAGCACGGCCGGCTGCTCAGCGGTCTGATGATCTCCGGCGATGCCTTCGTCACCGCCCACCATGCCCTCGAGGCGCGCGCGGTGTTCCCCGAGGCGCTCACGGTGGACATGGAGACGACCGCGCTAGCCCATGTGGCGCGCACGCGCGGTGCGCCCTTCCTCTCCGTGCGCGGCATCTCCGATCTCGCCCTGCCCGACTACGACGACGGCGAGCACGCGGAGTCCTTCTCTCTCGGCCTGCAGGGAGCCGCCGAGCGCTCGGCGTCGGTGGTGCTCGGGGTGCTGAGCACCCTGGGCTGA
- the phnE gene encoding phosphonate ABC transporter, permease protein PhnE, producing MTTTTTSGSSAAPGVTGETKKSWPEKPRPSGARYAALVVVALVATAVFWLTSTAEWTIGEGTVTIGEDEVSLLPVWPLFGAVLMIGGLALCWRVRASSTSAAGLTGFLIVSQWAGKAVDFDLLDIYRRWENVQLLLTRFDFFQPDWQHLWRVRHLWLDTIYMAIVATLIGCLIGLVLALLASPVSSPNKVVSQTVKAINSVIRSIPDVGWALLFVAFIGGTTHGLGILAGILALTMFNIGVVAKLVGESIDGVNLGPIEAADASGANLLQRNRMAVLPQVMPSYVSYSLYVFELNIRASAAIGIVGVAGIGQQIMLQFSDFRFDRVSAILAALIVVVLLVDLFSMWARRKLI from the coding sequence GTGACCACCACGACCACCTCCGGCAGTTCTGCGGCGCCCGGCGTTACCGGTGAGACGAAGAAGTCCTGGCCGGAGAAGCCCCGGCCCTCGGGCGCGCGCTACGCGGCGCTGGTCGTGGTGGCCCTGGTGGCCACCGCGGTCTTCTGGCTGACCTCCACTGCCGAGTGGACCATCGGCGAGGGCACGGTCACCATCGGTGAGGACGAGGTCTCGTTGTTGCCGGTCTGGCCGCTCTTCGGGGCCGTGCTCATGATCGGCGGCCTCGCGCTGTGCTGGCGGGTGCGGGCCTCCTCGACCTCGGCGGCCGGCCTGACCGGCTTCCTGATCGTCTCGCAGTGGGCCGGCAAGGCGGTCGACTTCGACTTGCTGGACATCTACCGCCGCTGGGAGAACGTCCAGCTGCTGCTGACCCGGTTCGACTTCTTCCAGCCTGACTGGCAGCACTTGTGGCGAGTGCGCCACCTGTGGCTCGACACCATCTATATGGCCATCGTGGCCACGCTCATCGGTTGCCTCATCGGCCTCGTGCTCGCGCTGCTTGCCTCCCCGGTCTCCTCACCGAACAAGGTGGTGAGCCAGACCGTCAAGGCCATCAACTCGGTGATCCGCTCGATCCCCGACGTCGGGTGGGCGTTGCTCTTCGTGGCCTTCATCGGCGGCACCACCCACGGACTGGGCATCCTGGCCGGCATCTTGGCGCTGACCATGTTCAACATCGGCGTGGTGGCCAAGCTGGTGGGCGAGAGCATCGACGGCGTGAACCTCGGCCCCATCGAGGCCGCCGACGCCTCCGGCGCGAACCTCCTGCAGCGCAACCGCATGGCCGTACTGCCGCAGGTCATGCCGAGCTACGTGTCCTACAGCCTCTACGTCTTCGAGCTGAACATCCGTGCTTCGGCCGCCATCGGCATCGTCGGCGTGGCGGGCATCGGTCAGCAGATCATGCTGCAGTTCTCCGACTTCCGCTTCGACCGCGTCTCGGCCATCCTCGCCGCCCTGATCGTGGTGGTGTTGCTGGTCGACCTGTTCTCGATGTGGGCCCGGAGGAAGCTGATATGA
- a CDS encoding TetR/AcrR family transcriptional regulator has product MTTATESAPASARRRRGPGRPRHADTEPRAYAAALAIFGRRGWAGLTLDGVAGEAGIGKSSIYLRWSGKRELLTEAIEHLAAQHPTPDTSGMGLSEHLVVHAQARAELYLGEYGPAMIELYAAAAGAPEDFADLCLRDVSRGMHGSAPRVRQAIDDGELAPGTDVVAFLDAIEGGLMVNAVVARARGDHQRASAFAEHLVHQQLEGVRA; this is encoded by the coding sequence ATGACCACAGCCACCGAAAGCGCGCCCGCAAGCGCTCGACGCCGGCGTGGGCCAGGGCGGCCACGTCATGCCGATACCGAACCGCGTGCCTATGCGGCGGCGCTAGCGATCTTCGGCCGTCGCGGCTGGGCGGGCCTCACCCTCGACGGCGTGGCAGGTGAGGCCGGTATCGGGAAGTCTTCCATTTATCTGCGGTGGTCCGGTAAGCGCGAGCTTCTGACCGAGGCCATCGAGCACCTCGCCGCGCAGCACCCCACGCCGGACACCTCGGGGATGGGCTTGAGTGAGCATCTGGTGGTGCACGCGCAAGCCCGGGCGGAGCTCTACCTGGGTGAGTACGGCCCGGCCATGATCGAGCTGTACGCCGCGGCAGCGGGCGCCCCCGAGGACTTTGCCGACCTCTGCCTCCGTGACGTCTCGCGCGGCATGCACGGCAGCGCTCCGCGGGTGCGGCAAGCCATCGACGACGGCGAGCTGGCCCCGGGCACCGATGTGGTCGCCTTCCTCGACGCCATCGAAGGCGGCCTCATGGTCAATGCCGTGGTGGCGCGTGCACGAGGGGATCATCAGCGGGCGAGCGCCTTCGCGGAACACCTCGTGCACCAACAGCTCGAAGGCGTCCGTGCCTGA
- the phnD gene encoding phosphate/phosphite/phosphonate ABC transporter substrate-binding protein produces MKRSTTLAAAAAATALVLAACGDNGDSDSDVDEEDPTVEETTEDDTDDDDTDTDEDGDDTAGGIESIDELVIALTPSTDVDALAAEEERLAEALSEALDGFPVRVEVANDYSGAVTAMAIGDVHGILGAGPVQMVQAERVADAIPVAQAERYGSDIYVTQWFTNDPDTFCMDEPVDVDGYLFCNGTDDAEPGPVGVEALDNIQAGDTISYVSEGSASGYYFPATQLNDIHGFVPGSGDLDEQFAGSHDNSVLNVLNGNATVGVSFDDARGNIEDEHPEVGQEVVVFAWAGPIPNDGVVLAGDDALTEDERQLILDAFLSLNDTDEGLEILYDTYEMDGLVASSSEDLDLARNVYDAFPED; encoded by the coding sequence ATGAAGCGTTCGACCACGCTTGCCGCCGCCGCAGCCGCGACGGCTCTCGTTCTCGCTGCGTGCGGCGACAACGGCGACTCGGACTCCGATGTCGACGAGGAAGACCCCACCGTCGAGGAGACCACCGAGGACGACACCGACGATGACGACACCGACACCGATGAGGACGGCGACGACACCGCTGGGGGCATCGAGTCGATCGACGAGCTCGTCATTGCGCTGACCCCCTCCACCGACGTCGACGCCCTCGCCGCCGAAGAGGAGCGTCTCGCCGAGGCACTCTCCGAGGCCCTCGACGGTTTCCCGGTGCGCGTGGAGGTCGCGAACGACTACTCCGGCGCTGTCACCGCCATGGCCATCGGCGATGTCCACGGCATCCTCGGCGCCGGCCCGGTCCAAATGGTCCAGGCCGAGCGCGTGGCCGACGCCATCCCCGTCGCTCAGGCTGAGCGTTACGGCTCGGACATCTACGTGACCCAGTGGTTCACCAACGACCCGGACACCTTCTGCATGGACGAGCCGGTTGACGTGGACGGCTACTTGTTCTGCAACGGCACCGACGACGCCGAGCCCGGCCCGGTCGGCGTCGAGGCCCTGGACAACATCCAGGCCGGCGACACCATTTCTTACGTGTCCGAAGGTTCGGCCTCGGGCTACTACTTCCCGGCCACCCAGCTCAACGACATCCACGGCTTCGTTCCCGGCTCTGGTGACCTCGACGAACAGTTCGCAGGCAGCCACGACAACTCGGTGCTGAACGTGCTCAACGGCAATGCCACCGTGGGTGTGTCCTTCGACGACGCTCGCGGCAACATCGAGGACGAGCACCCCGAGGTGGGCCAGGAAGTCGTGGTCTTCGCCTGGGCCGGACCGATTCCGAACGACGGCGTGGTTCTCGCTGGTGATGACGCCCTCACCGAGGACGAGCGTCAGCTGATCCTGGACGCCTTCCTCTCCCTGAACGACACCGACGAAGGCCTGGAGATCCTGTACGACACCTACGAGATGGACGGCCTGGTGGCCTCCAGCTCCGAGGACCTCGACCTGGCTCGTAACGTCTACGACGCCTTCCCCGAGGACTGA
- a CDS encoding S-ribosylhomocysteine lyase, with amino-acid sequence MPLNVESFNLDHTAVAAPYVRVADVKHLPAGDVLTKYDVRFCQPNVAHLEMPALHSLEHTFAEKVRNYSDDVVDFSPMGCQTGFYLLLSGEHPYAEVLDLVEQGLREVLAAEEVPAANETQCGWAASHDLDAAKREAATMLAGRAQWDQVMAG; translated from the coding sequence ATGCCCCTGAATGTCGAGAGCTTCAACCTTGATCACACCGCCGTGGCTGCGCCGTACGTGCGGGTGGCCGACGTGAAGCACCTGCCCGCTGGAGATGTGCTCACGAAGTACGACGTCCGCTTCTGCCAGCCGAACGTCGCCCACCTGGAGATGCCGGCGCTGCACTCCCTGGAGCACACCTTTGCGGAGAAGGTGCGCAATTACTCGGATGATGTCGTCGACTTCTCGCCGATGGGTTGCCAGACCGGGTTCTATCTCTTGCTGAGCGGTGAGCACCCCTATGCCGAGGTCCTCGACCTCGTCGAGCAGGGCCTGCGCGAGGTGCTCGCCGCCGAGGAGGTCCCGGCGGCCAACGAGACGCAGTGCGGCTGGGCCGCCAGTCATGATCTGGACGCCGCGAAGCGAGAGGCCGCCACCATGTTGGCCGGCCGCGCGCAGTGGGATCAGGTGATGGCCGGATGA
- the phnE gene encoding phosphonate ABC transporter, permease protein PhnE: MRAKTVRLLIWGIAFLLGALYSAYRAVQRIEITDASEFASAGAFRQAALEDMAPFAEFWLAILLALGFLAIATYTVRDRALRSRRAPSAASREPGAGSGAVGRSRDDSDSSAVQGAGSTRFAPDRLDARPVQPSKTKFDLGLVAGAFIVLIAFTGTGMDLAAALNLPGNIGTYVRLMGEGVFQVPDERVLGIWSDAFSAMIESVAIAWIGTMVGASLSLPFGFLAARNMAPLPIYLPVRFGLSVIRAVPEIAIAIAITLPLFGFGAGGGGALAGAFALGVSSVGTLSKLISEAIESIETGPVESAQACGANRAQIIRWAVLPQVMPDVIAIWLYRFEVNIRASAILGTLGAGGIGVLLSNVFGIRDWEQIGIVIAVIIVVTVAVDQASAAIRHRIIKGARVRRKKSRSAADGAGPTERAAAHL; this comes from the coding sequence ATGAGGGCCAAGACCGTGCGCCTGCTGATCTGGGGGATCGCCTTCCTGCTCGGCGCCCTCTACTCCGCGTACCGAGCTGTGCAGCGCATCGAGATCACCGATGCGTCCGAGTTCGCTTCTGCGGGTGCTTTCCGCCAGGCGGCGCTGGAGGACATGGCGCCCTTCGCCGAGTTCTGGCTCGCCATCCTGCTGGCTCTGGGCTTCCTGGCCATCGCGACCTACACGGTGCGTGACCGTGCCCTCCGCTCGCGGCGCGCCCCGTCCGCTGCCTCCCGCGAGCCGGGCGCGGGCTCTGGAGCCGTGGGCCGCAGTCGCGACGACTCCGATAGTTCTGCCGTCCAGGGTGCCGGCAGCACGCGCTTCGCCCCGGACCGGCTCGACGCCCGCCCGGTCCAGCCCTCCAAGACGAAGTTCGATCTCGGCCTGGTCGCCGGTGCCTTCATCGTGCTCATCGCCTTCACCGGCACGGGCATGGATCTCGCGGCAGCGCTGAACCTCCCGGGGAACATCGGCACTTACGTGCGCCTGATGGGTGAGGGCGTCTTCCAGGTTCCAGACGAGCGGGTGCTCGGGATTTGGAGCGACGCGTTCTCCGCCATGATCGAGTCGGTCGCGATCGCGTGGATCGGCACCATGGTGGGCGCCTCGCTGTCCCTGCCCTTCGGGTTCCTCGCCGCGCGCAATATGGCGCCGTTGCCGATCTACCTGCCCGTGCGCTTCGGGCTCTCGGTGATCCGCGCCGTGCCGGAGATCGCCATCGCCATCGCCATCACCCTGCCGCTCTTCGGCTTCGGCGCAGGCGGTGGTGGCGCGCTCGCGGGTGCCTTCGCACTGGGCGTCTCCTCGGTGGGAACGTTGTCGAAGCTGATCTCTGAGGCCATCGAGTCCATCGAGACCGGACCGGTGGAGTCGGCGCAGGCCTGCGGTGCGAACCGTGCCCAGATCATCCGCTGGGCCGTGCTGCCCCAGGTGATGCCGGACGTCATCGCGATCTGGCTCTACCGCTTCGAGGTCAACATCCGCGCCTCGGCAATCCTCGGCACTCTGGGCGCCGGTGGTATCGGCGTGCTGCTCTCCAACGTCTTCGGCATCCGGGACTGGGAACAGATCGGCATCGTCATCGCGGTGATCATTGTGGTGACCGTCGCCGTCGACCAGGCCTCCGCCGCCATCCGGCACCGCATCATCAAGGGCGCCCGGGTGCGCCGGAAGAAGAGCCGGAGCGCTGCCGACGGTGCCGGCCCCACCGAACGGGCCGCCGCCCACCTCTGA
- the phnC gene encoding phosphonate ABC transporter ATP-binding protein, translating to MITFSNVDVVYPNGFKGLSGVNLEIAKGEFVAIVGLSGAGKSTLIRTVNGLVPYTEGSLTVNGSLVDPRSKTKLRRVRSKVGMIFQSFNLVNRVSVLNNVLLGRSSMTSTLRSLLGWYREEEKELAFECLERVGIVDKAYNRASALSGGQQQRVAIARVLAQQPEVILADEPVASLDPPTAHKVMRDLRRIQQEDGITCVVNMHHLDLARAYADRVIGMRGGEVVFDGPVAEATDAVIETVYQRSLTAEDVAATDVPVNLNDIAGVEVLTPDAADEAAPRSA from the coding sequence ATGATCACTTTCAGCAACGTCGACGTCGTCTACCCCAACGGCTTCAAGGGCCTCAGCGGGGTGAACCTCGAGATCGCCAAGGGCGAGTTCGTGGCGATCGTCGGCCTCTCCGGTGCCGGCAAGTCGACGCTCATCCGCACCGTCAACGGTCTGGTGCCCTACACCGAGGGCTCGCTGACCGTGAACGGCTCCCTGGTGGATCCGCGCAGCAAGACCAAGCTGCGCCGGGTCCGTTCGAAGGTCGGGATGATCTTCCAGTCCTTCAACCTGGTCAACCGCGTCTCCGTGCTGAACAACGTGTTGCTCGGCCGTTCCTCGATGACCTCCACGCTGCGCTCCCTGCTCGGGTGGTACCGCGAGGAAGAGAAGGAACTGGCCTTCGAGTGCCTCGAGCGCGTTGGCATCGTGGACAAGGCCTACAACCGCGCCTCGGCCCTCTCCGGTGGGCAGCAGCAGCGCGTGGCCATTGCGCGCGTGCTGGCACAGCAGCCCGAAGTCATCCTGGCCGACGAGCCGGTGGCTTCGCTCGACCCGCCCACGGCACACAAGGTGATGCGCGACCTGCGCCGCATCCAGCAGGAGGACGGCATCACCTGCGTGGTGAACATGCATCACCTCGACCTCGCCCGCGCATACGCCGACCGCGTGATCGGCATGCGCGGTGGTGAGGTCGTCTTCGACGGCCCCGTCGCCGAAGCCACCGACGCCGTCATCGAGACCGTCTACCAGCGCTCGCTGACCGCTGAGGACGTGGCCGCCACCGACGTTCCCGTCAACCTGAACGACATCGCCGGAGTCGAGGTCCTCACTCCCGACGCAGCGGACGAGGCTGCGCCGAGGAGCGCCTGA